Genomic window (Erythrolamprus reginae isolate rEryReg1 chromosome 3, rEryReg1.hap1, whole genome shotgun sequence):
TGTCTTTTTCCAATATACAAATTACATATGGGGGGAAATGTTCATGTTCTTCTCCATACTCTTCATTCACTGCTGTATTTATTCCTTTCTAGGAATTACCTAGTCCTGCATTCCAATTGTATAAGTGGTGAATTtactcctttttctttctatagCCTTCAAGCTCTGCAAATTTCTTCGAAAGGTGTTCAGTAATATTTTCTCCCCTGTGAAGAGATCTTTCCTTTGGTATTAATTTGCCTAATGACTCATTTAGCATGTTTACATGTCTGACAATATTTCTAGATTTCTTGTGTAAAGGTGGCAAAGTATTACTAGGAGGTGTGAAATAAAATGGTGGCATTGCCGTTGGAGGCAGTCTGCTATTTGTCACTTCTCCTGGGTAGTTTGACGTTGATAAGTAATAGTTTTGCAAACTTGGTGCAGCACTTGAAGTTCCATAAATTGGCTGAGACAAGGTGTTTACAAAAGGTAATTTCATTCCTGTTATACTGTGAATTTGTGTTGCATTTTTTTTATCAGCCAGGGTTCTTATAGGCAAAATTGGGTGGTAGAATCCTGCTTGTGACATAGGACTCACAAAATTAGATAGGAGAGAATGCCAGAGTCCACCACAGAGGGGATTTAATGTCACTTGAGGCCACATGCTAGCAAGGCTCTTCAAGGCTTCACAATTCCAGGTGGACACAGGGAAATCCTCCTCTGTGTGATACAGCTGTGAGAAATAAATGCAGAGGGTGATGTCTTGATGTTTCATTAGAAAACTATAAATTTTGCTTATGCACCCATGCTCTGCCTCATTACAAGGGGAATAATttgaataaagaattatatatgcAATGTTCCCCCAATTGTGCACAACTGAGTCCAGATAACCATCCATTTCAAATAGCATTGATTCTGGGTGGATGTTGTATTCTTCACAGTTTGTAACTTTGCCCTTTTGAATTAATTTACCTGATACATGTCTCAGCTCATAAAAGAGAAGGTGTATATTTTGGTAATCCGTTGGCCCATATGGGAAtccaaaagccttttgaaattcTATGTAGGGAACTCGTGCTACTTCCCCTGTTTGTATGTGATAAGGACATTTAGTACAGTTTTGGCTCATTGTTAGCCAGTAATATGGTTTCACTATTGTACCTCCTTGTGCTAGGTATTCTTGGCAAAATGGTATTGTTTCTAGGTCCATTATGTGTGAGAACCTTGAAAGCTGATAGTCCTGAAACACAGAGAAGAAATTTCTGAGTAGTTATTTCCCTGTTTGTTTAGAGATTTTGAAATTAAAATCACGCCCATATTACAAATTCAAACCAAACAAATATTGAACTCTATATCAGAAGGAgctaagaacagtttctgtttttatattaatgaagGGGTTGTTCGAGAACCCTAGACTATTTATGTAATTGTCAATTTCCATGGAagctaaaaaatataaattactatattttgtattttaacatATACCCTGGAATTGCAAGGCATTTCACATTTGTTTACAAAACATTGGTTTGGGCCGTGTGACAAAAGCATAGCAGCCACTTGCAAGTCTTTAAGTCAGCTGTGTACTTATGCAGCATAGTACACCTGTCcaaatatatctatcctagtaAAACTCCAAAATCTTCACCTTGAATTTTATCCTGGCTATAATTCTATCCTGGCTATAATGTTATTCTTTAAAATGGTTAGATTTGGGTTTGAACATGAAACTGTTATGTCAATAGAAAAGGAAGGATTTCCCCCCCAATCTTTTCACCAGCTGTGGCCTTTAAGAGCCATTTATATTCTATGTAGTGTAgtaaagtgtgtgggtgtttctgCTCCCTCCTTATGTTGCACCTTTGGGTATACAGTACGTGCAAGCTGGAAAGCACAGGATGGATTACAtattgtggagtccttggtgctctctgagcttggttttttGCTTGCAGATGCTGGTATTTCATTACCAACTAGGTAAAATCATCACTCTAATGAGTGTGGGGTTTTCTCCCTATCTATATACGGCAGATTGCTCTGGCAGGACTGGTAGGGATGTGACTTTTctttattattgattatttattagatttatagaccGCCCTTCTCCTCGCAGACTCTGGACGAGGAGCCACTGTTCCTTTTGATTCCTGCTTTATTGTTTGTCTAGTGTTAATTTCTGCTTATCTGGATATTGGCTGCTGGAGAGGGTGTGTTCAAGTCTTGTTTCCTCCTTAATTTTTTAGCTTAGTGTTTTTGAATGGTATgtaaatgtgatttatttctatgTGATTATTGATGGCTGACAGACTATTCTGGAATGCCAAACTTCCAGGAATTTTCTAGCATTTTTGTATTTAGTGTGGTCTAGAATACCCCTAGTTTCCCAGTTGTAACTATAGTTTAATTTGTCCTTGTGTTGAGAGATTAAGAGttttttaaatcatgttttatGACTGCTAGTTGGTGATCATGGATGGACTCTGCTAATCTTCTGCCTGTCTATCCTGCATGGTAGCTGCTTAACATTACAGTCtttatactgtacagtgatcccccggttattgcgtccccgaccattgcgaacagggtaatttgcgatttttcaacccggaagtcaaaacaccatctgcgcatgtgtgccctttttttctatgggcacgcatgcgtagatggggcccggcagatcagctgctgggcggcttccctgggtcttccccctcttgctggcgggagggcgagcagcgggcatcagcaaggagtttccccaccgcccacgcaaactcctcgctgccgcccacccttcgcccgcccacgccgttcattctcgccgctttcgagctgagtcctgaagcgaattcgctccgggactcagctcgaaagcggcgacagccagcgcggagaagccgttcgctggcgctggctgtcggcgcttttgagctgagtcccggagcgaattcgctccgggactcagctcaaaagcgccgacagccagcgcggctgttttaaaatgtcgccgccggcatggggggcttgccagcaccccccggacccccaacccgggtttggggggctgctaggaagccccccatgccggcggcgacattttaaaacagccgcgccgcccccaatcttcggctcctcactagcgctgcgggagtaaaaacaccatctgcacatgcgcagatggtgtttttacttccgcagcgctacttcgtgaaaacccgctcgttgcggggggtcctggaacggaaccctcgcaacgagcgggggatcactgtatagtgttTCTTTTTGAGCAACTGGGTCTTTTAGCTTATGCAAGATGTTTTTGAGGGATTTATTTGATTTGCTATGGTGATACCTTGTAATGGTATGTAGGAAAGATCTTAGGAGATAGGGCAAAGAGCTAGGGAATAATCATAGAGAACATAGCCCACAGCTAGATAGTCCATGGGGCAAGAGCTCAAAAGGGACATTCTCTAGTTTCTTGAACTGTAAAGGAGATGGTGAGTGAATTGTATTTTTGGATTTACAAAATGGTGTTAATGTAGGTTTATAATAGAATTAGCTTATCTAGTCAGATTTCCTGTCTGGTCAATTTACTAAGGCTGACATACCATATGGTTGTAATACTTTGCTCTAACAAGTCAGATAATAGGTTAAGATTTCCATCTCCACCTCAACCCACAGAGgatatataaaaacagtatatcatCAGCAAATTGATTGTATCAGAACCCAGTCTGATGAATGATCTTTTCTAGCATTTTTGtgcagatgttgaatagcaggtgTCAAGCCATAATGATGACTCTCAAACAAAACTAGATTCCTAGCCTTATTGTGAGGTTTAATGCCAGAAAAGAGTCCTGGAAACagaatatatgtactgtatatgctttATCCCCTATTTATTGATGAGTATATTAGACTGGGGGCTCTTTAATGCCTTTGATCCTGTTCCTaaaatgccctcatcacctcgaggttcgactactgcaacgctctctatatggggctacctctgaaaagtgttcggaaacttcagatcgtgcagaacgcagccgcgagagccatcgtggggcttccaagattcgcccacatttcttcaacactccgtggcttgcattggctgacgatcagtttccggtcacaattcaaagtgttggttatgacctttaaagccctacatggcaatgggtcagattacctctggaaccgccttctaccgcacgaatcccagtgaccgataaggtcccacagagttggccttctccgggtcccgtcgactaaacaatgtcttttggcgggccccaggggaagagccttctctgtggcggccccatccctctggaaccaactctccccagagattagaactgcccccaccctccctgtctttcgtaaactactcaagactcatttataccgccaggcatgggggagttgagatagctcttccccctaggccattacaagttatgcatggtatgcttgtgtgtatgtttggttttataataggggtttttagttgtttttattattggattgtacatgttgtgtttattattgttgttagccgccccgagtctgcggagaggggcggcatacaaatccaataaataataataataataataataataattattattattattattattattattttgttgttgttgttgttaactatTTGTACTAGAAGCTGAGAGAACTCCAAAACCAGTAACAATGTGAAGGAGCTCAAGAACGGATGCTACTAGGCAGCAGTGGGGCCACCACATAAGCAAGATCCAACTTCACATACATTCTATCACTTCAGGAATAGTGATTATTGTTATGGGCACAATTTTTCTCTTACAATTACAGTATTTCTACCTTTCCTATATGTACCCAGAATCAAGGCTGTTGAAGAATCCAAGACTCCTGGATCCAGAATTGAGACATCTAGGCTAAAGGAAGAATCCAACATCAAATTTCTGGTTGCCTTTTTCCTATCATTGGTAGACCTACACTTTCTGCAAGATACATTCATTGAAACTGCATCAatttagtggtggtggtgggtggggTGTTAGATGGTGATTTCCTCATCTAGATCACCTCCCATCTCCTTTTTACTACAGTAATTACAGAAGCACTTTCAACCTAAATAAATTTGCTGAAAAACACAAGAATTTTTGGTACCAATTAAGAAATACAATCTTTATCAAAAagacattttatacatttttgaGACATTTTGCCATTTAGCTATTCTctgaagaataagaaagaaaggaacTACTTCAATGCCCAAAattttacattttgttttgttttcaacaaTTTAAGGCTCTGGGgtagcatgctgctcttttagaTATGGTGCTGCTTCTGGAATTCCTTATGCTATTTTCTCAGCAACAGTTCTGGCTCCATTAAGAGATCCCAGGGCTTCTTTATTCTCTCAAATATATGGTATATTTATTAGACTATGATGGTAGGAAAGGAACTATGACCTCTTTGCCCCACTTAGACTTCTGTAATAACTCGCTATGTAATATATCCCATCACTTGACTGTAACATCAACATCTTGATAAGTTTCATTTTTATGTTTTTCATTTGGTGGAAAAATATTGGAAACTGACAACTTTTCCTCCATGGACAATTAAATTGAGCAGATTACGGCTGGCAAAAAAATTAAGTAGCCCCTTCTTCCACCTCTGAATCCAATTAAATGGAAAGTTACCTTTGAACCTCCCCCCCTCATACATTATTGTAACTATTTGAAAGATGTTTAACCCTGAACTCACTTGTATTATTAAAGGGCACAGAATGACAAAATGTGTATAATAAAATCAAAGAAATATTTCTTCCGAGAAATAACATATGCTTTGTTGTTCAGAAACTAAGCATAGCCAATTATATATGTAATATTGAGCTTTACTTACTGTCAAAATTTCTTGAGGTCAGAATAGCAGTAACACTTAATCTCAGCCACAGCCTTACTTGAATTACTGAATCTTGTTTTCAGTGtcctgaaaaagagagagaataccCTTCCAACTACTTATTTTAGAAGACCTTAACTTGTTTCTAATAAATTTTCttgcagctttatttatttatttattatttagatttgtatgccgcccctctccgaagactcggggcggcttgttaGCTTACACGTCTCGTGAATAAATGCATTGTAGTGACAATTTCAAGTGCTAGGTTACCTAGATAGAAACAGGAAGCTTGTTCTTGTTTTTTGCTTGAAAGACTTGTTAGATCAGTTCCTGTGCCTGTTAGAAACTTAATCACTGTTGCCAAACATATTCAGTAACATCAGTTTACAGGAAGAATCATAACTTGGTGGAGCAGGGCATGGATCGAATCATGCTGTGTGTGTGGATCTTATGTAACCCCATAGTAGCTCAAAGAGTTGAGGAGACATAAGAGATGCCTAAAGCGGTGATGGAGGAAGACTGAGCAAGACTGACACCTTATGCCAATACACATATTAGGCTTAGCTTACCACAATAAAGTAATGAAGTAAAATTACTTTGCCTTAGTATATTGCGAGTCAGTTTTGGGTAACCTTTTCCATCCTAGTTGAGAAGGAGTCAGGATGCTCTTGCAGGATTTCTGTGAGAAATATTCTTGGCATCTGTCAGATGAAGCTGCTCAACTTTTCTTGGTCATAGATTCTGGCTGGGGAGAGATGATGGATACGCATCTGAACCCTGTTATCTGGAAGGAGTTTGAGCCAGTTGCTCTTGAAAAAGTGGTCCTTGAGGCTGTGGACTTGTTCATAACTTTGTTCTGGATCTATTCACCTCTTGCCTGGTTGGATTGGACCTCCTGGGAGTTGGCTGGGTTCAAGCTGTGATTAATGCCTCTTCGCAGAAAGGGTTGGTAGCTTTGAGTCCCCCACCTCACCGTTCTCAAGAGGCCATCTTTGGACAGTATTGACAACTTTTATCTTGTGAAAATtctatctttccattttttatatttatcctttttgtctttcagtttaTCAAAGTATTCTTTATGTAGCCATGCTTCTTCTTgggtttctcatttttctttttcagcaGCATTGTGATGGACTGGGCTTTTATAACCACATTTTCCAGAGTTCTCCAAGTTTCTTTAGTTGTTTTCCATTTTAAGATTTTCATCTATGGAATCCTTCTCTCTTAAGTTTATTTAATTCAACTCTTTTATAGGCTAAGacactataggtagtccttgacttacaacagttcatttagtgaccattcaaagctacaacagcattgaaagaagtgacttatggTGATTTTCcttacttatgacagttgcagcatcctcattGTCACATGATTTACTTTTTGATGCTTGACAGCTgctttatatttatgatggttgcagagtcacggggtcatgtgatcccattttgtgatcttctgtcaagcaaagtcaatggggaagccagattcacttaacaaccatgttactaatttaacaagttcacttaacaaaggtGGCAAGAAaacttgtaaaatggggcaaaactcacttaacaaatttaatACTTAACAACATacgttttgggctcaattggggtcataggttgaggactacttgtggtTTGATTTTGTATTATATTGAATTATATTGAATGAGGAATGGGACCAATAATAACATTCTCTGACAGGCCTTTGGAGACCATTTTTGTCAAGTTTTAAGGACAGGAAAGTTGGGGGAGGAAGAAATCTTGTTTTCATCCCAAATTATTTCCATGTGAATCCTTTACACAACCCAAAACTTCAACAAATAACAATTTCAGGCTGTTAGGAACCTGTATGTGAGGCATAGATTGTCCACCTGTTGTGTGATCTAACAATGGAGTGCTGAATCTTTTGCAACCAGATGGGTTCAGTTTTCATATACAAGTCAAACACATCACATCCTGGCTCACTACCATACATAAATCCAGCCTGTACATTGTTTTTCAACATTCTCTTGGCTCTTGCCAATTACCTACTTTCAGCTTAATGTATTTTACAGGATTATTGCAAGGGAGCCACATAGATTATCTTAAAGTTCTTTGGTATATGGATTGGATTAAAATgtctgcaaaatattacacattgCTGAAATGAGATAGTACTGAAATATGATAGCATT
Coding sequences:
- the APOBEC4 gene encoding putative C->U-editing enzyme APOBEC-4 — protein: MDLETIPFCQEYLAQGGTIVKPYYWLTMSQNCTKCPYHIQTGEVARVPYIEFQKAFGFPYGPTDYQNIHLLFYELRHVSGKLIQKGKVTNCEEYNIHPESMLFEMDGYLDSVVHNWGNIAYIILYSNYSPCNEAEHGCISKIYSFLMKHQDITLCIYFSQLYHTEEDFPVSTWNCEALKSLASMWPQVTLNPLCGGLWHSLLSNFVSPMSQAGFYHPILPIRTLADKKNATQIHSITGMKLPFVNTLSQPIYGTSSAAPSLQNYYLSTSNYPGEVTNSRLPPTAMPPFYFTPPSNTLPPLHKKSRNIVRHVNMLNESLGKLIPKERSLHRGENITEHLSKKFAELEGYRKKKE